One stretch of Bdellovibrionota bacterium DNA includes these proteins:
- the panC gene encoding pantoate--beta-alanine ligase — translation MRVVESIHDLKAALRESRRQGHSIGFVPTMGALHEGHLSLVRRSKAECDRTVMSIFVNPLQFGPKEDFGQYLRPIETDRALAKNAGVDFLFFPPTDEVYAKDRSTHVEETLISRPMEGVFRPDFFRGVCTVVLKLFATVRPDRSYFGQKDAQQLRVIEKMTNDLNLDVTIIGCPTVREKDGLAMSSRNAYLTPAERETAPTLYAGLKKAHDAFERGERSTAKLVEKARKHIDAQPALGVQYLEARRWRDFESVDRISEKSILAAAAYLGKTRLVDNIILLPPS, via the coding sequence CGCGCTTCGAGAATCGAGACGGCAAGGGCATAGCATCGGGTTCGTGCCGACGATGGGGGCGCTCCACGAGGGCCACCTCTCGCTGGTACGGCGATCCAAAGCCGAATGCGACCGTACGGTCATGAGTATTTTTGTAAATCCCCTGCAGTTCGGACCGAAAGAGGACTTCGGCCAGTATCTTCGGCCGATTGAAACGGATCGCGCGCTGGCCAAGAACGCAGGGGTCGACTTCCTTTTTTTCCCGCCGACGGATGAGGTGTACGCGAAGGACCGCTCGACGCACGTGGAGGAAACCTTGATCAGCAGACCGATGGAAGGCGTATTTCGGCCGGACTTCTTTCGCGGCGTCTGTACCGTCGTCTTAAAATTGTTTGCGACGGTTCGGCCCGATCGCTCTTACTTTGGCCAGAAAGACGCGCAACAACTTCGTGTGATTGAAAAAATGACCAACGACTTGAATCTGGACGTGACGATCATCGGCTGCCCTACGGTGCGGGAAAAGGACGGCCTGGCCATGAGTTCGCGAAACGCCTATCTCACTCCGGCCGAGCGCGAAACGGCGCCGACGCTTTATGCCGGCCTAAAAAAAGCTCACGATGCTTTCGAGCGCGGTGAGCGCTCGACCGCAAAATTGGTCGAGAAGGCCAGGAAACATATCGACGCTCAACCCGCCCTTGGCGTGCAATACCTGGAGGCCCGGCGGTGGAGAGATTTCGAGAGTGTCGATCGAATTTCCGAAAAATCCATCCTTGCAGCGGCTGCTTATCTCGGCAAAACTCGCCTGGTTGATAATATTATTCTCCTACCTCCGTCATAG
- a CDS encoding site-2 protease family protein produces MKRWLIHGTLFVLTFGMATLFHGPLYAVTIMGILLSHELGHYLMCKKYGVAATFPIFIPMPNILGTLGAVIAMRSPIPNRKALFDIGVAGPLVGLALALPAIIVGLHFSEIRPMNEIAGKETLYLGEPALFSWLSEKILGPIPSTQDVFLHPAAFAGWAVLFVTSINLFPVGQLDGGHMLYAMIGRRARIVSWGVVLGLVYLAFRINPMWFGFVVMILLFIFRHPAPVDDVTPIGRTRWLLGILTYVLMAVCFSAVPFDFRPPSR; encoded by the coding sequence GTGAAGCGCTGGTTGATCCACGGAACTCTTTTTGTCCTGACGTTCGGCATGGCGACACTCTTTCACGGTCCGCTCTACGCCGTTACGATCATGGGGATCTTGCTGAGCCACGAACTCGGCCATTACCTGATGTGCAAGAAGTACGGTGTCGCAGCTACGTTCCCCATTTTTATTCCGATGCCCAATATCCTGGGTACCTTGGGCGCGGTGATCGCCATGCGAAGTCCGATCCCCAACCGAAAGGCTCTGTTCGATATCGGCGTCGCAGGTCCCCTGGTGGGCCTTGCCCTGGCCCTTCCCGCTATTATCGTGGGGCTCCATTTTTCCGAGATCCGGCCGATGAACGAGATTGCGGGCAAAGAGACGCTCTATTTGGGGGAGCCGGCGCTATTTTCCTGGCTGTCCGAAAAAATACTCGGTCCCATACCCTCGACGCAGGACGTTTTTCTTCATCCCGCCGCCTTTGCCGGTTGGGCCGTTCTATTCGTAACGTCGATCAATCTGTTCCCGGTGGGTCAGCTGGACGGAGGTCACATGCTTTACGCCATGATCGGGAGACGGGCGCGGATCGTATCGTGGGGAGTGGTGCTCGGCCTGGTTTATCTCGCCTTTCGTATCAATCCGATGTGGTTCGGATTCGTCGTCATGATTCTTCTCTTTATTTTTCGACATCCAGCGCCGGTCGACGATGTCACGCCGATCGGACGGACGCGGTGGCTCCTCGGAATTCTCACGTACGTATTGATGGCCGTCTGTTTTTCGGCCGTGCCTTTCGATTTTCGCCCGCCTTCACGATAA